The Oryza sativa Japonica Group chromosome 11, ASM3414082v1 DNA window TCTCACTTGAGAACCCTTCCTAATCTCCTAGGATCCCAATGGCAGAAAGGATTTCTTAGCCTCCATGAACCTTGCCCAAAATGAGAGCCCACTCGTCGCTTTTCTACTTCAGTGATATTCTTTTTGGACACATACTTTCTTCTAAGAAGATCATGCCACAGCCCCTCTTCATTAATTAACTTTgcttagcaaatatttcttctGTACCTCGAGGTTAATATTCTGAGACCCCCCACATTCTTTAGGTCTGCATAAGACACTCCATTTAGCAAGTCTAtggccctgtttgggggagcttgtcTGCTAGAAActgccccaaacagtccacaacttctgagaatctgtagttacagattctgaaaaatgaactaagaagtcAGAAGttgggtttcagagcttttccagattctcagaagctggctaccaaacaactacttctcagaatctaaagctcccccaaacaggccctatattTCTTTTTATGCTCATCACACTGCAAAAGAATCTAGACCAGTAATTACCTAGATTCTTGAGTGTACCTTTAGGTGCCTCAATTAAAGGAGATCATAAATATAGCTAGGCTACTTAAAACTTAATGGGACTACCTATATTTATGTCGCCATATTTCTTATGAAAAATAGTGCCATATTTCTTATGAAAAATAGTTAGCATGTATTTatacattgtaagtccctaaattacatatgtaattttagtgtattgcAATGTAAGTTCCAAAGTTACATTTGTAAgtttctaaattatatatgtaattttagctTCACGTACTGTCATTTTAAGTTGAGAAATGCTATTATTCAAACATTTTTGGCCTCGCCATTTTAATGGGCCTGCCAACGTGACAAGGAACTGGATATGGACATGATGATATGGGTTCCTGGGTCTATGTCAGCACAAATCGCAAAACCAATCGAACGATTAGAAATTTGACTGTAATGAGGGAAGAAAACTGTTGCCACAAATATAGCGATTCCGAAGCTTAATTGATCAAAATCAACCTTCCTCCAATAGACAAAAAATTTCCTTTCCAACTACTCAGTTTCTTTTGGAATATGTCCTTGATCGCCTACCAAATCCTTGTTTGATAGTCTCTTGTGAAGTTGTGATGCATCAGGATACCAATATATCTGAATGGATGTTTTCCCATCCCGCACCCAAAATTAACGTGCTTATAGGCCAAAATTGCATGCACTTATGCACTGAAATTGTGCCACTTATGGGCCGAAATGATAACCACTTTGGGATCAAATATGCAACTTATGGACATGACCACACGAGTTCTATTTAAGCATGTTCACGAGAAACTTAAAAAGAATAACACATTTATGCATTTTTAATGGAAgttatcaaacaaaaaaaaaatcagcatttGGTCATGATCTTCAGTTTTCACGCTTTTTATAAATCTTTTCATGCCAAAATAGAAATTTGGACTAGAGGAACACAAAGAAAGCAACATATATACGCATCGTATTCAGAGTTAACACAGAATAAATCATAGTGAAGGGCATGAGTCAGCGAAGTGAGTACAATTTTTGCTTCAATTTATGTGGTGCCAGAGCAGGGAACAGATTGTGAAGCAAGGCTAAGGGGGTAACCAGAATAATTCCAGAATCACAAGCATGTATATATACGCAAAACTTTGCAGTAACCAAATCGATTCACAGGCCACACATACAGGTAGTATACAGATTCGTCTACACACAAGGTTATTGCAGAGGCAAAACACGAGGTATGTATATCAAACGCTCTAGAAAAGATTCATGTGATGAAATACATGATGAACCACGTATGTTCTCAAGgtaaaattaattaatgcaGTATAGTTTTAACTTTGTCCATCGATCTCAACCTGTAACTGTGACGACACACTGGCTACAGTGCCCTCGAGGTACTAGCAGTATAGCAGTAGCTGTAGtacgtagcagcagcagcagcaggttcACTGTCTTGATTGGATTGGATCGGATTAGTAGACGTAGTTCTTGACGAACATGCCCTCCTTGGCCtcggcggcctcgccgtcgctggtGTACTTGCCGAGCTGCGCCAGCGAGTTGGCCTTGGCGCGGAGGAGCAGCGCGTCCTGCGCCGCCTTCACGTTCTCCGGCTGCCCGCCCCACGTCTTGAGGCACGTGTTCTGCAGCGCCCTCGCGTACGAGAACGACACGTGCCACGGGTTGGGCCCCTGGTTCATCGCGTTCAGGTTCTGCGTCGCCTCCACCTCCGACTGCCCACCCGACAAGAACTGCACCAAACAACAATCAATCAATATTATCGATCAGCTCTACTTTCAGGTTTATTCTTGATCATCTACATCTGCAGAGACAGTTAGTAGTATCGTTGTGCAAGAAGAATCATGTCAGAATTAGCAGATCAACATTTGCAGTGGCAGTTTCTTGATCAACATTTCCAGTCAGGTTAAGCCATTTTGCAAGAAGAATCAGGTTAAGCTTTTAACATTTGCAGCGGCAGTTTCTTGATCAACATTCCAAGTCAGGTTAAGCCATTTTGCAAGAAGTAAAGCAATATTAGTAGCTTCCTAAGCTTTAGTTTCAGTTTCTTTATCAGTGGTAGAATGCTGACCATGATGCCGGGGACGGCAGGGGGGATCCTTCTGTGGAGGAGCTTGAGGGTGTAGTCAGATACTTGCTCAGGGGTGGCCCTGTCCTTGCACTCGGCACCGGGTGTCACCATGCTTGGCTTGAGGAGGATGCCCTCGAACATCACATTGTTCTCGGCCATGTAGAAGAAGGTCTCCGCCCACACCTTCTGCGCCACCTCGAAGGTCCTGTCGATGCCATGCTCACCGTCGAGGAGGATCTCAGGCTCGACAATCGGCACCAGCCCGTTGTCCTAGTATTATTCAAGAAAATTGTTCATGCTTGCAGCATCATCAGGAAAGAGATTTATTATGTTCTTGCAGTTTTTGTTCTGTAATCAAGTTTGATATGTACCTGAGAAATGGCGGCGTAGCGGGCAAGGCCCCAGGCAGCCTCCTTCACGGCGAGTTCAGATGGGCCGTTGGGGATGCTGACAACAGTGCGCCTGAAGATGAAGAACTTCATGTCAGACACTGGAATGATATCCACAAATGATAGTATGTGAAAGGTAACTGGCCATTATATTTGTAGGTGAAAAATTTGTCTCACCACTTGGCGAAGCGAGCGCCCTGCTGGTAGTATGCCGCCTCGCGCGAGGCAAGGCCGTCGAGACCTTGGCACCATGACTCGTTGTTGGAGCCAGCAAGGGGCACAAGACCCTGACATCGAGCACAAATTCAGAAGAATTAATGTTGTAGTTCCTTCAATCTAGAACAATGATTTTCTCTAGTAATAACAACTCTAACACATTCAGTTCTTTAACAGCTTTAATAAATTTGATACTACTTTGAATGAGCAACAAGGATCAGGGGTCAGTTTGGAGTGAAATTCATACCTTGTCGACCTTGATACCTGGAACGATTTTCTGCTCAGTGAGGATGTCGACAATCTTCTTGCCATCTACAGTTGACTGGTACAGAGTCTCCTCGAAGAGGATAGCACCGGAGATGTACTGTCCCAAGCCCGGTGCGGTGACAAGGAGGGTCCGGTAAGCCTGGCGGTTGGCCTCGGTGTTCTCAAGGCCAATTGACGCAAGCCTCTTACCGCAGGTCGCGTTCGACTCATCCATGGCAAGGATACCCCTTCCTGGTGATGCAATGGTTTTCTACAGCAAGAAGGATAAAGTTTTTAATCTTCTAGTTCTGAACCATAATTGAATGAAAAACTCATCTTAAGaatttattatccaaagttGATAAAAGTATGCTTGTTATGTTGTAGGATTAGAAGTTCCAAACTTTTCTTCTGAATTATGACCTGCAGATGGTTCATAGAACATAAGCAGGACACATGAATGCTTCATGCTTTATCCTTACAACTGCTAGTGGTTAACCCATGTCATGTCTTGATGCAGATGTCGAGTTTACAAATGTATTACTAGTATATTTTGAGTCTCTAAGTTCATTTGGTATACACAAATCATATCTATTTTGCTTTCTGTGAAGTTGAAGATAGAAATTTTCCTTCAAATGCATTATATAACTTTGAAGAGTAGATTTGAACTAGAGATGCCAGTATATTTGAATCATGTTATATCAAAACAAGTGTTTTATGTTCACTGAATTCTGCTATATATAACTTAGCTTGACTGCACATCCTATTTGATTTCCTGACGATAAAGTGCTTATatctatcataaaactacataaaGTTCCTTCACTTGTCATTGATATAAAGAGGAAACAAATGCATGCCAAAAACCATAGAACAGTACGGATGATATTCAGAAAGCATACCGCGGTCTTGACAAGCTCATCGTCGTAGGCACCAGCGCGGACAACCATGGAGACAGTCACCGGCTTGGGGGCGGCAGCCTGGCGGGTGGCACCCCATTCAGACTTCTTGGGAAGGAAAGATGACTTGAGGAGAGTAGCAGACGCCATTGCTTCCGGTTTCTCTGAAGGCAAAGGAGAGCAAGGTGCTACTACCCTCTCCTTGACACAGGCCTTTTCTTTGCAGTCTTTCCTTAGAGGGGGGGTGAGAAGTGCAGCAACTTCTCAGATTTAAGGGCAAAAGGGATATGAGTTGTGAGGTGGAGGTTGGCCTCCTGGATATGAATGGCTCTGCTTTGGTTGCTCCAATCCTCTTGCCACCACCTCCTTTGTCCTGACCCTGGCAACATGATTTCCTCCCCATGATtttcctttcccttttttttgtgtACCATGTAAAAACAGAGTTTTTTCTTCTTCGCGATACGCGGTCCATAAATAAGGATCATCCCTGGCTGGATGATGAAGAATTCTGGCTTTCTGTGGGTGCATTTCACCAGGAACTGTTGCCCATAGGCGTCTTTCGAGTTTCGACGGTGGAGATGTCCTGATATATGACATCCATGAACCTGTCCTGACCATTGAAATTCACAAGAATTTCCTGTTGGTGTTTGGGTGATAACAACTCCAGCAGTGAGTTGTTTGTTGTATGCTGGGTCCCTTCTGTGGCACACATTGTTCTAGTAGATCAGGAGACAGATGGCTGCAGAAGACATATTCACCACTAATTTGACAAGTCTATGCCAAGAGTGCCTTCAAACAATTCCAGCCATGTAGTAGTCTTGCAGATCATCTGTGGTAGCACTTGATATGATAATCACAATTAGGATAGATATGCCTTTCCCTAGCTCCACTAATATGTCTGAAGCTACTGAATGTAATACAAGGATGGGAGAAATCATGCACATAATCAGAGTGAAAGATGATTGAGAAAATTGAAGGCcaaaaaacaaacataaatgACATATTATTCTACTACCCACCAAAAACATTGATATCAGAGATCCAAGTTGGTAGATGGCACCTATTGGTCTCAATGAAAAGGAAAGAGACAAAGTACCATGAAAGAGATTTTACTATTGAATAACAAAAGCTGGGATAGTTACAAAATATTTACAAGTGCATAATTGTGGCCTACTTAAATCGGATGAACTCCTATAACTCAGGAGAAATTCATCCACACATACACCTGTGGCTATGTTTCTGAAGAAAATATATCACGCCCACACAAAAACGTTCAGCATCACAAGGATGCAGTGCATGTTGTCTCTGCAGCACATTTGAACATAAGATCTGTATATTTTTGTCTTAGGCTTGTAGCATCCAAAAGCTCATATTGAGGTTTCTTCAATCAGTTCAGGCAGATTGTAAATTTGTATGAAGACCTAGTTTTCTGCTGTACATGAATTTGTTATATTTAAAACAAAGGTAAATACATGGCATGAAGCACATATTGTGTCCAGTTAAATGTATTCCATTTCCATCCTTCAGGTGAGAAACCAATGCCAAGGCCAGTTCATTATCTCCATAACCATGAATATGAGTATGCTAACAAGGTTGTGTAGTTCACTGGATGGGTTAGACTGTAACTCTGTAAACAAATGTGTCTGTGATGCGATGTAACATGTCAGCAGAGATTTAGTATGCGTAGCTCTGCTCATATGACCAGCTGTTGGTAAGCCACATTCTACAATCCGTATTCTTCCACCTTCAAAGCATGCGTTCACCTCTACACGTGATGCCATACAATCTTCAAGTCCTCTTTCCAGGTCTTCCTGAAGATCCCAAAAGGAGAAATTGCGGGCAAGTGGTGTTGAGTTCATTCCTAACATGCTACTCTGTTGAACAGTAAAAGGGTCTAGTTTGAGCAAACTCTGTTGTTCAAATCCATTGCTTTAGAAGCCTCATCAATGGGTTGCCCACAAGTTTTTTCGGTTTCTTCAGGACTAGCAGAAGATAAAAATGCCACAAGTTTCTGCCTCAGCATCGGTGAAAGCTTCTCACAGCATGTCAATATATCCAAGGAAGGGACCACTCCTTTCTTCACCAGTACCGCAAATGCGTTCCTTACACACTCAGCAATCGCCTCCTTCCTCCGCACGTCATAGTTCTCGACAAGAAGAAACAAGAACTCAAGTAGCATGTTTGTGATATCAGTATACTGAGACACTGAGTTTACCATCAGGAGCATTGCAGGCTCAATATTCATGAGATTGCCCTTACCCTCGTCGAAAAACAACCAGTCATAGAACAGCGCAACCTTTGCATTCGCCTGCACATAGCTCTTATTGCAGCTTGTCAGCAGCCAACCTATGACCGCCCATCGGGCAATGACACCAGACTGCATAACCTTATTTGTTGGGTGATACCCGCAACAGATGAACCGGACAATGTCGGgtatcctctcctcccctccaggCACCATCAAATGCTTCCTCGCAAACCACAGCTGGTACCTCTTCTGATTCCCCCACCTCACATTGTTCATCATGAACAGCAGCTGCGTCTCCATCTCCGGTGAGACGGCCATCGCGGTGCACCAACCCGGCATGCCAATGCGGCAGATCTCCGCCGCACGGCCCAGCATCGAGTCCTTCCACAGTTCATGGAACTCCTGCACGAGCACCAGTTCATGGAGACACCTCACGAGGTCCCTCCCGATCAGCTCACACACTTGGGTGTGATCCCGCAACACGGAGGCGCAAAACGACACCAGATTCTCCCTGCATCCTGCAAGATTCTTCGCGTTCTTGCACTCGCCACAGTCGCTGCACTCGAGACACTGCGGGGCCGGATCGAGGCGGTTCttggcgaggaggcggaggaaggcgaagacggcggaggcgaggagctGGGGCTCTTCGTCGGCGAGGAAGGAGGCGTGCTCGTGGAAGATATCGAGCAGGCGGGCGtcgccggggaaggggaggcggcggaggagcgagACGAGCAATGGCGCGaaccccggcgccgccgcgcgggcgagctcggaggcggcgaggaggaggcggttgcgcgggtgggggaggaggagcgggaaggggagggagagaagcgCGGAGGCGAAGGCGTGGTAGAAGGCGGGgtagcggccgccggcggcgtggagcacgacgaggaggcggcgggggaggggggaagggtcggcgaggaaggagaaggcgagggcgagAGGGAGGTGAAGGGAGGGGAGgtcggagggggagggggaagggaggaggaggtgggcggagaGGAACGGGTgctccggcgaggacgcggaggTGGGTGACgggtggtggtcgccgccg harbors:
- the LOC4349897 gene encoding fructose-bisphosphate aldolase, chloroplastic isoform X1, with the translated sequence MASATLLKSSFLPKKSEWGATRQAAAPKPVTVSMVVRAGAYDDELVKTAKTIASPGRGILAMDESNATCGKRLASIGLENTEANRQAYRTLLVTAPGLGQYISGAILFEETLYQSTVDGKKIVDILTEQKIVPGIKVDKGLVPLAGSNNESWCQGLDGLASREAAYYQQGARFAKWRTVVSIPNGPSELAVKEAAWGLARYAAISQDNGLVPIVEPEILLDGEHGIDRTFEVAQKVWAETFFYMAENNVMFEGILLKPSMVTPGAECKDRATPEQVSDYTLKLLHRRIPPAVPGIMVILVGWAVGGGGDAEPERDEPGAQPVARVVLVREGAAEHVPQDVGRAAGEREGGAGRAAPPRQGQLAGAARQVHQRRRGRRGQGGHVRQELRLLIRSNPIKTVNLLLLLLRTTATAILLVPRGHCSQCVVTVTG
- the LOC4349897 gene encoding fructose-bisphosphate aldolase, chloroplastic, whose translation is MASATLLKSSFLPKKSEWGATRQAAAPKPVTVSMVVRAGAYDDELVKTAKTIASPGRGILAMDESNATCGKRLASIGLENTEANRQAYRTLLVTAPGLGQYISGAILFEETLYQSTVDGKKIVDILTEQKIVPGIKVDKGLVPLAGSNNESWCQGLDGLASREAAYYQQGARFAKWRTVVSIPNGPSELAVKEAAWGLARYAAISQDNGLVPIVEPEILLDGEHGIDRTFEVAQKVWAETFFYMAENNVMFEGILLKPSMVTPGAECKDRATPEQVSDYTLKLLHRRIPPAVPGIMFLSGGQSEVEATQNLNAMNQGPNPWHVSFSYARALQNTCLKTWGGQPENVKAAQDALLLRAKANSLAQLGKYTSDGEAAEAKEGMFVKNYVY
- the LOC4349898 gene encoding integrator complex subunit 3 homolog — its product is MLGRAAEICRIGMPGWCTAMAVSPEMETQLLFMMNNVRWGNQKRYQLWFARKHLMVPGGEERIPDIVRFICCGYHPTNKVMQSGVIARWAVIGWLLTSCNKSYVQANAKVALFYDWLFFDEGKGNLMNIEPAMLLMVNSVSQYTDITNMLLEFLFLLVENYDVRRKEAIAECVRNAFAVLVKKGVVPSLDILTCCEKLSPMLRQKLVAFLSSASPEETEKTCGQPIDEASKAMDLNNRVCSN